One Gadus morhua chromosome 13, gadMor3.0, whole genome shotgun sequence genomic window carries:
- the st3gal8 gene encoding ST3 beta-galactoside alpha-2,3-sialyltransferase 8 isoform X1 has protein sequence MLSRRRLCVVAVSTVVLLIASQRIHRADLFLATPPKPGSSPNTSSNSTAIQQAAALPGQPSLGEAQAEAQGPGQPRLEQTPSTERCGCDKGCVRETDSSDWFRQHFDPRQLPVLNSTHILEPQTLSWWLGLQSNADKQKLEEVMSQLFQVIPPPSLDLRPLPFRCHSCAVVGNSGNLRHSGHGKMIDSHTSVFRMNKAVTSGFEEDVGNRTTHHFLYPESAVDIVGGASLVLLPFKIRDLQWLTSALSTGTITMTYMRVKDRVKADKDKVLVVNPEFFKYCHDHWTERHGRYPSTGLVALIFALHTCDQVSLYGYGADKNGNWHHYWEENRFAGAFRKTGVHSAEYETQIIQRLAQEHKITLHT, from the exons ATGTTGTCAAGGCGACGGCTGTGCGTTGTAGCTGTCTCCACTGTGGTCCTCTTGATAGCCAGTCAGAGGATCCACAGAGCAGACCTCTTCCTGGCCACGCCCCCAAAACCAG GCTCCAGTCCAAATACCTCCTCTAACTCAACAGCTATCCAGCAAGCAGCTGCACTCCCTGGGCAGCCGTCTTTAGGCGAGGCCCAGGCTGAGGCTCAAGGGCCGGGCCAACCAAG GCTGGAGCAGACCCCTTCTACAGAGAGGTGTGGCTGTGACAAGGGGTGTGTCCGAGAGACGGAttcttctgattggttcaggcAGCATTTCGACCCTCGCCAGCTTCCTGTCCTCAACTCCACTCACATCCTGGAGCCCCAGACTCTGAGCTGGTGGCTG GGTTTACAGAGCAACGCTGACAAACAGAAGCtggaggaagtgatgtcacagCTCTTCCAGGtaatccctcccccttccctggACCTCCGGCCCCTCCCTTTCCGTTGCCATAGCTGCGCAGTTGTTGGAAACTCTGGCAACCTGCGTCACTCTGGACATGGAAAGATGATCGACTCACACACATCAGtcttcag GATGAACAAGGCGGTGACCTCAGGATTTGAGGAGGATGTAGGAAACAGAACAACGCATCACTTCCTGTACCCGGAGAGTGCCGTTGACATCGTGGGCGGAGCCAGCCTGGTGCTACTGCCCTTTAAGATCCGAGACCTGCAGTGGTTAACCAGCGCCCTGTCTACTGGCACCATCACCAT gacCTATATGAGAGTGAAGGACAGAGTTAAAGCAGATAAAGATAAG gtgttggtggtgaaTCCAGAGTTCTTTAAGTACTGTCATGACCACTGGACGGAGCGTCACGGTCGCTACCCCTCCACCGGCCTGGTGGCCCTCATCTTCGCCCTGCACACCTGTGACCAG GTGTCTCTGTATGGCTACGGGGCGGACAAGAACGGGAACTGGCACCACTACTGGGAGGAGAACCGCTTTGCGGGCGCCTTCAGGAAGACCGGCGTCCACAGCGCCGAGTACGAAACCCAGATCATCCAGCGCCTGGCCCAAGAGCACAAGATCACCCTGCACACCTGA
- the st3gal8 gene encoding ST3 beta-galactoside alpha-2,3-sialyltransferase 8 isoform X2 encodes MLSRRRLCVVAVSTVVLLIASQRIHRADLFLATPPKPGSSPNTSSNSTAIQQAAALPGQPSLGEAQAEAQGPGQPRLEQTPSTERCGCDKGCVRETDSSDWFRQHFDPRQLPVLNSTHILEPQTLSWWLGLQSNADKQKLEEVMSQLFQVIPPPSLDLRPLPFRCHSCAVVGNSGNLRHSGHGKMIDSHTSVFRMNKAVTSGFEEDVGNRTTHHFLYPESAVDIVGGASLVLLPFKIRDLQWLTSALSTGTITMTYMRVKDRVKADKDKVLVVNPEFFKYCHELSVCLPVCLQGLVVNPESFKCCHDLSVCRCWW; translated from the exons ATGTTGTCAAGGCGACGGCTGTGCGTTGTAGCTGTCTCCACTGTGGTCCTCTTGATAGCCAGTCAGAGGATCCACAGAGCAGACCTCTTCCTGGCCACGCCCCCAAAACCAG GCTCCAGTCCAAATACCTCCTCTAACTCAACAGCTATCCAGCAAGCAGCTGCACTCCCTGGGCAGCCGTCTTTAGGCGAGGCCCAGGCTGAGGCTCAAGGGCCGGGCCAACCAAG GCTGGAGCAGACCCCTTCTACAGAGAGGTGTGGCTGTGACAAGGGGTGTGTCCGAGAGACGGAttcttctgattggttcaggcAGCATTTCGACCCTCGCCAGCTTCCTGTCCTCAACTCCACTCACATCCTGGAGCCCCAGACTCTGAGCTGGTGGCTG GGTTTACAGAGCAACGCTGACAAACAGAAGCtggaggaagtgatgtcacagCTCTTCCAGGtaatccctcccccttccctggACCTCCGGCCCCTCCCTTTCCGTTGCCATAGCTGCGCAGTTGTTGGAAACTCTGGCAACCTGCGTCACTCTGGACATGGAAAGATGATCGACTCACACACATCAGtcttcag GATGAACAAGGCGGTGACCTCAGGATTTGAGGAGGATGTAGGAAACAGAACAACGCATCACTTCCTGTACCCGGAGAGTGCCGTTGACATCGTGGGCGGAGCCAGCCTGGTGCTACTGCCCTTTAAGATCCGAGACCTGCAGTGGTTAACCAGCGCCCTGTCTACTGGCACCATCACCAT gacCTATATGAGAGTGAAGGACAGAGTTAAAGCAGATAAAGATAAG gtgttggtggtgaaTCCAGAGTTCTTTAAGTACTGTCatgagctgtctgtctgtctacccgtctgtctgcagGGGTTGGTGGTGAATCCAGAGTCCTTTAAGTGCTGTcatgacctgtctgtctgcaggtgttggtggtga
- the st3gal8 gene encoding ST3 beta-galactoside alpha-2,3-sialyltransferase 8 isoform X3: protein MLSRRRLCVVAVSTVVLLIASQRIHRADLFLATPPKPGSSPNTSSNSTAIQQAAALPGQPSLGEAQAEAQGPGQPRLEQTPSTERCGCDKGCVRETDSSDWFRQHFDPRQLPVLNSTHILEPQTLSWWLGLQSNADKQKLEEVMSQLFQVIPPPSLDLRPLPFRCHSCAVVGNSGNLRHSGHGKMIDSHTSVFRMNKAVTSGFEEDVGNRTTHHFLYPESAVDIVGGASLVLLPFKIRDLQWLTSALSTGTITMTYMRVKDRVKADKDKVLVVNPEFFKYCHELSVCLPVCLQGLVVNPESFKCCHDLSVCRCWW, encoded by the exons ATGTTGTCAAGGCGACGGCTGTGCGTTGTAGCTGTCTCCACTGTGGTCCTCTTGATAGCCAGTCAGAGGATCCACAGAGCAGACCTCTTCCTGGCCACGCCCCCAAAACCAG GCTCCAGTCCAAATACCTCCTCTAACTCAACAGCTATCCAGCAAGCAGCTGCACTCCCTGGGCAGCCGTCTTTAGGCGAGGCCCAGGCTGAGGCTCAAGGGCCGGGCCAACCAAG GCTGGAGCAGACCCCTTCTACAGAGAGGTGTGGCTGTGACAAGGGGTGTGTCCGAGAGACGGAttcttctgattggttcaggcAGCATTTCGACCCTCGCCAGCTTCCTGTCCTCAACTCCACTCACATCCTGGAGCCCCAGACTCTGAGCTGGTGGCTG GGTTTACAGAGCAACGCTGACAAACAGAAGCtggaggaagtgatgtcacagCTCTTCCAGGtaatccctcccccttccctggACCTCCGGCCCCTCCCTTTCCGTTGCCATAGCTGCGCAGTTGTTGGAAACTCTGGCAACCTGCGTCACTCTGGACATGGAAAGATGATCGACTCACACACATCAGtcttcag GATGAACAAGGCGGTGACCTCAGGATTTGAGGAGGATGTAGGAAACAGAACAACGCATCACTTCCTGTACCCGGAGAGTGCCGTTGACATCGTGGGCGGAGCCAGCCTGGTGCTACTGCCCTTTAAGATCCGAGACCTGCAGTGGTTAACCAGCGCCCTGTCTACTGGCACCATCACCAT gacCTATATGAGAGTGAAGGACAGAGTTAAAGCAGATAAAGATAAG gtgttggtggtgaaTCCAGAGTTCTTTAAGTACTGTCatgagctgtctgtctgtctacccgtctgtctgcagGGGTTGGTGGTGAATCCAGAGTCCTTTAAGTGCTGTcatgacctgtctgtctgcag gtgttggtggtga